One genomic window of bacterium includes the following:
- a CDS encoding YbjN domain-containing protein — translation MKRTAIFSLLVMIAMLSSFSAPMASAAKDASPDDLKPYPVTSELIVKFLDKYGFRQHQSASGQKEQIVSFKVTDKATGQTVDFLVVIFPEGKIMKIECPVLAPVPSLPGKLSTLLSKLNELNALRTIGKYCTDKELQRVRFFHYRTVAGGLSFVDFVETLNMIQFIIFEDLKAIREATS, via the coding sequence ATGAAAAGAACTGCCATATTCTCTTTATTGGTGATGATTGCCATGTTGAGTTCCTTTAGTGCTCCTATGGCCTCGGCGGCCAAGGATGCCTCTCCCGATGATCTAAAACCCTATCCGGTCACATCTGAACTCATAGTCAAATTCCTGGACAAGTACGGCTTCAGACAGCATCAGAGCGCCTCCGGCCAGAAGGAACAAATTGTTTCCTTCAAAGTTACAGATAAGGCCACCGGGCAGACCGTGGATTTCTTGGTGGTTATTTTCCCTGAGGGGAAGATCATGAAAATAGAGTGTCCCGTGCTGGCACCTGTTCCATCTCTGCCTGGAAAGCTTTCTACACTACTTTCGAAATTAAACGAGCTGAACGCCTTGCGAACCATAGGAAAATACTGTACCGACAAGGAGCTACAGAGAGTCCGCTTCTTTCATTATCGTACGGTGGCAGGTGGTCTTTCATTTGTGGACTTTGTGGAGACCTTGAACATGATCCAATTCATCATCTTTGAGGACTTGAAGGCCATAAGGGAGGCCACTTCATAG
- a CDS encoding tetratricopeptide repeat protein: MFEKNILWPLSLLICVLVLASCGHRDRLSSSGESSTAATTQTKRLGSKPTDSQSREANSRGEVEVYMARANELAQQGQLEGALVNYSKAIDLDPKASEAFNNRGSIYLSMGQYDKAISDFENALLINPRLSIVYRNRGAAYFQKRMYQEALEDFEKALELDPLDSEARGGRGNALFQKGSYDEAITEYSRAIELNPLSGILYRNRGFAYAQKGDYQRALEDLTKLIQMNPNLALAYENRARIYYAQGDYEKALSDLEKAQDLGLKIQPEFLEQLRRSK, from the coding sequence ATGTTCGAGAAAAACATCCTCTGGCCCCTGAGTCTTTTGATCTGTGTCCTGGTGCTGGCCTCCTGCGGCCACAGGGACAGGCTCTCCTCATCAGGAGAATCCTCCACAGCAGCAACAACCCAGACAAAGCGCTTGGGTTCAAAACCCACGGATTCACAGAGCAGGGAGGCCAACTCCCGTGGGGAGGTTGAAGTTTACATGGCAAGAGCCAATGAACTTGCCCAGCAAGGCCAGTTGGAAGGCGCTTTGGTCAACTACAGCAAGGCCATAGATCTTGATCCCAAGGCCTCCGAAGCTTTTAACAACCGAGGGTCCATATACCTGAGCATGGGACAGTACGACAAGGCCATTTCAGACTTCGAAAATGCGCTTCTTATAAATCCCCGTCTGTCCATAGTGTATAGGAACCGGGGAGCCGCATACTTTCAAAAGAGGATGTACCAAGAGGCCCTGGAGGACTTTGAGAAGGCCCTGGAGTTGGACCCCCTCGACTCCGAAGCCAGAGGAGGCCGCGGGAATGCCTTGTTTCAAAAAGGCTCTTACGATGAAGCCATAACCGAGTATAGCCGTGCCATAGAGCTGAACCCCCTCTCTGGCATCCTTTACAGGAATCGAGGGTTCGCCTATGCGCAGAAAGGTGACTACCAGAGGGCTCTAGAAGATCTTACAAAGCTAATCCAAATGAATCCTAATTTGGCTTTGGCCTACGAGAACAGGGCCCGGATTTACTACGCCCAGGGAGACTATGAAAAGGCCTTATCAGACCTGGAAAAAGCCCAGGACCTAGGCTTGAAAATACAGCCCGAATTCCTGGAACAACTGCGGCGTTCAAAGTAA
- a CDS encoding MFS transporter — translation MKGAREPNKLLVLAACFCLTTAGFGLFWSFGAFFKAWGTQWPSSQEFFAKVFMATFPVFALSSVFFGFVSDRLGQRLALGWAAGFTGAGCLLLAISDETWMIFLGWGFLVSAGLAAGITPSLMALQRWFQRHKGLATGVAISGFGLGTITLAALSEMLISSFGWRKAILLVGAVTVASCAFAAWAVGTHSQARAEKGLDDPRKNARAAATEERGGGDSGLKSGCSCTRGLSLRVLRGSSQKNNDLGSRRWSVTDPELATLKRVRDKLSFVIFALSAKAHQNLSFSADEAAGCKEMLTQLARELAEMSVVLEKRGTRSVHEEIRSRVESPP, via the coding sequence GTGAAGGGTGCAAGGGAGCCTAACAAACTACTGGTACTGGCAGCATGCTTTTGCCTCACCACCGCCGGCTTCGGTCTTTTTTGGTCCTTCGGGGCCTTTTTCAAGGCTTGGGGGACACAATGGCCCTCTTCCCAGGAATTCTTCGCCAAGGTTTTCATGGCAACCTTCCCTGTTTTTGCTCTCTCGTCTGTATTCTTTGGTTTTGTCTCGGATCGCCTCGGTCAGAGACTGGCCTTGGGCTGGGCGGCCGGGTTCACTGGAGCAGGCTGTCTCCTTCTGGCCATCAGCGACGAGACCTGGATGATCTTTCTGGGATGGGGATTCCTGGTGAGCGCAGGCCTGGCTGCCGGGATCACTCCTTCGCTCATGGCCTTACAGAGGTGGTTTCAGAGGCACAAGGGTCTGGCTACAGGAGTGGCCATATCCGGGTTCGGGCTTGGGACCATAACCTTGGCCGCCCTCTCGGAGATGCTCATAAGCTCCTTTGGGTGGAGAAAAGCGATCTTGCTTGTGGGAGCTGTCACAGTGGCATCTTGCGCCTTTGCAGCTTGGGCAGTGGGCACACATTCCCAAGCACGGGCCGAGAAGGGCTTGGATGATCCGCGCAAGAACGCCCGAGCAGCGGCTACGGAAGAACGGGGAGGGGGAGACTCGGGCTTAAAATCTGGGTGCTCATGTACAAGAGGTCTGAGTCTCAGGGTGTTGAGAGGCAGTTCTCAGAAAAACAATGATTTGGGATCCAGGAGGTGGAGTGTGACAGATCCGGAGTTGGCCACATTGAAACGGGTAAGAGACAAGCTCTCCTTTGTCATTTTCGCCTTGTCCGCCAAGGCCCATCAAAATCTTTCTTTCTCGGCGGATGAGGCTGCAGGATGCAAGGAAATGCTGACCCAACTGGCCAGAGAGCTTGCAGAAATGAGCGTAGTCCTTGAAAAAAGAGGAACCAGATCAGTCCATGAGGAGATCAGGAGCAGGGTTGAAAGTCCTCCATGA
- a CDS encoding C39 family peptidase, giving the protein MSPKALLERVVVLYCLVLAVVIPEAMAAEVGVILPNGVSFKKEVKSLKEARYKNMIPQKYDLSCGAAALATILTYYYDDPVDEAQVITYMLKHGDQSEIAKKGFSLLDLKRYAEARNYMAAGYKNVKLENLKKLKIPAIILFKVGRYDHFVVLRGIQEDRAFIADPAFGNRSINLEDFEKEWNQVVFLVATKKGEVTKDVPVASSLKGHEMNVTTLQSIGALSGFSVTKPKGEF; this is encoded by the coding sequence ATGAGCCCCAAAGCCCTCTTGGAACGGGTTGTGGTCCTGTACTGCCTGGTTCTCGCTGTGGTGATCCCAGAGGCCATGGCAGCAGAAGTCGGGGTGATACTTCCCAACGGGGTTTCCTTCAAGAAGGAGGTTAAAAGCCTCAAAGAGGCCCGTTACAAGAACATGATCCCCCAGAAGTACGATCTGAGCTGCGGTGCTGCGGCCCTGGCCACCATCCTGACCTATTACTATGACGATCCTGTGGACGAGGCGCAGGTAATCACCTACATGCTCAAACACGGGGATCAATCCGAGATCGCCAAGAAAGGCTTTTCCCTGTTGGATCTCAAGCGCTACGCAGAGGCCAGAAATTACATGGCCGCGGGCTACAAGAACGTGAAGTTAGAGAACCTAAAAAAACTCAAGATTCCAGCCATTATTCTTTTCAAGGTGGGCAGGTACGACCACTTCGTGGTCCTGAGGGGAATCCAGGAGGACAGGGCTTTCATAGCAGATCCCGCCTTTGGCAACAGGTCCATTAACTTAGAGGACTTCGAAAAGGAATGGAACCAGGTAGTGTTCTTGGTGGCAACCAAGAAGGGAGAGGTGACCAAGGATGTGCCGGTGGCCTCCTCCCTCAAGGGGCATGAGATGAATGTCACCACGCTTCAGAGTATCGGAGCATTGTCAGGGTTTTCGGTCACCAAGCCAAAGGGAGAGTTTTGA
- a CDS encoding HD domain-containing phosphohydrolase, with translation MEHLEDYPTEILGLADLDLGSPVVNQAKKRGIFVTQDYPKLLELGDLDLILNLSPDKTMQMVIDQLKPEGAMVVQASELSCLTSAVSEWILNRELPHILNEFANFMSGLREAKEALAGILESMLFICNAQAAGLWLKQGKEFVLFVHQGLPEGLVNYPSATIAEGPFRALLEERNVVVVNDVKLHTDFPDGDMLVSSDIRGLILLPMLKDGEVTGTLLITTSRPVRRELENLMNLFEALVKVIAEALEITEKASPSMASCTRDRVTELHNEAYLQDRLEEQISHAWRKNLSFSLLCIRIIPPKETGRSNHPELLNAQLRQSAREVRACIRKMDVATGSKEGDLFLMLPETEIAQGLEIARRILARLNSMDLRYGPHQPLRYGVGLACFPDHATFSKELMEMAKWMAEKAASTGQGPVLAYSKTDQGIFPVGPHEIARSHPSLGELFGLMWELREEQKGFWDHCRGVAHYAGRLAQNLGLDEPSVLDLQVSGWLHDIGKIGIFFSQEKLAGRFPLLTEVDRDIHAAVGAFIINKLVKAESILRGVFHHHDRFDGGDRPYGKKGEAIPLEGRIVALANVYQHLWAQKGPREGRQWVFSRLRELAGKSLDPQLVERLIRSEAEALDPVQKEPASFENLGRK, from the coding sequence ATGGAACACCTTGAGGATTACCCAACAGAGATCCTGGGCTTGGCCGACCTGGATCTCGGCTCTCCTGTTGTGAACCAGGCCAAGAAAAGAGGAATATTTGTGACCCAGGACTATCCCAAGCTGCTGGAGCTTGGCGATCTGGATCTTATCTTGAACCTCTCTCCTGACAAGACCATGCAGATGGTCATAGACCAGCTCAAACCCGAAGGAGCCATGGTTGTTCAAGCCTCAGAGTTATCTTGCCTGACGTCTGCAGTGAGTGAATGGATCTTGAACCGAGAACTCCCTCACATCTTGAATGAATTTGCCAACTTCATGTCCGGGTTGCGGGAAGCCAAGGAGGCCCTTGCAGGGATCCTAGAAAGCATGCTTTTCATTTGCAACGCTCAGGCTGCTGGCCTCTGGCTTAAGCAAGGTAAGGAATTCGTGCTTTTTGTGCATCAGGGGCTTCCTGAGGGCTTGGTGAACTACCCAAGTGCCACAATTGCAGAAGGGCCTTTCAGAGCGCTTTTGGAAGAAAGAAACGTGGTGGTGGTCAATGACGTGAAGCTACACACCGATTTCCCTGATGGGGACATGTTGGTGAGCAGCGATATCAGGGGCTTGATCCTTCTTCCCATGCTCAAAGATGGAGAAGTTACGGGAACCCTGCTGATCACTACCTCCCGGCCTGTGAGGCGGGAGCTGGAGAATCTAATGAATCTTTTTGAGGCCCTGGTGAAGGTAATAGCCGAGGCCCTGGAAATAACTGAAAAAGCCTCACCATCAATGGCTTCTTGCACAAGGGACCGGGTCACAGAGCTTCACAACGAGGCCTATCTTCAGGACAGATTGGAAGAGCAGATATCCCATGCTTGGAGAAAAAATCTTTCCTTCTCCTTGCTTTGCATAAGAATTATCCCACCCAAGGAAACCGGGAGGTCAAATCATCCTGAATTGTTGAATGCCCAACTGCGCCAGTCGGCGCGGGAAGTACGAGCATGCATCAGAAAAATGGATGTGGCAACAGGCTCTAAGGAAGGGGATTTATTCCTTATGCTGCCCGAGACCGAAATTGCACAGGGGCTTGAGATCGCCAGGAGGATCCTTGCCCGTTTGAACAGCATGGACCTAAGATACGGGCCCCATCAGCCTCTGAGATACGGTGTGGGTCTGGCCTGCTTTCCAGATCACGCCACCTTTTCCAAGGAACTCATGGAGATGGCCAAATGGATGGCTGAGAAGGCGGCTTCAACAGGCCAGGGCCCGGTTTTGGCCTATTCCAAGACAGATCAGGGAATTTTCCCGGTAGGTCCCCATGAAATAGCTAGGTCACACCCTTCCCTGGGAGAGCTTTTCGGTCTCATGTGGGAGCTACGGGAAGAGCAGAAGGGGTTCTGGGATCACTGCCGTGGGGTGGCTCATTACGCGGGCCGGCTGGCTCAGAACCTGGGCCTGGATGAACCTTCGGTCCTGGACCTGCAAGTATCGGGATGGCTCCATGACATTGGGAAAATTGGAATCTTCTTCTCCCAAGAAAAGCTTGCCGGCCGGTTCCCCCTTTTGACTGAGGTTGACCGGGACATACACGCTGCTGTGGGGGCGTTCATAATCAATAAGTTAGTCAAAGCAGAATCAATCCTAAGGGGTGTGTTCCACCACCATGACCGCTTTGATGGGGGAGACAGGCCCTACGGGAAAAAGGGGGAAGCCATCCCCCTGGAGGGTAGAATCGTTGCTTTGGCCAACGTTTACCAACACCTCTGGGCCCAAAAAGGGCCTAGGGAGGGCCGCCAGTGGGTCTTCTCCAGGCTAAGAGAACTAGCCGGTAAATCCCTGGACCCCCAACTGGTGGAACGCCTGATCAGATCCGAGGCCGAGGCACTGGATCCTGTTCAGAAAGAGCCTGCCTCATTTGAGAACTTGGGGCGGAAGTAG